The genome window GCAAGCCCAATCGCAGGAAGCTCCGAAAACCTTTAGGGACAAAGAGCTGGATAAGGAGCAATATCAGAAATTCAAAGACGGACAAACTGTTTATGTCAGTGGATTGGTAGATAAGAAAGGTAAGGAATATAATGGTTACATCACCTTTAACAAGGAAACCAATAAAACAGATTTCTCTTTTCAAAATCCGAATAAGGTTAAAGAACAGGCGAAGCCTACTGAAGCTCATAAAACACAAACAGAAGTTAATTCAGAAGGTAAAACCAATGAAGCAACAAAGAATATCAAAGAGCCTTTAAAATCAGGCCAAAAAAATCCCGACAGCAAGGAACAGCAGGAACAACAGGAAGCTGCTCAAGAACCTGCCAAATCCAAAGGACGTAAAATGTAATGTGTGATGAAAGTAGTTATTGCAGAAAAACCAAGTGTAGCAAGAGAAATAGCCGTCTTGTTAGGAGCCACCGAAAAGAATGATGGTTACCTGAAAGGCAATGGCTACTTTGTTACTTGGGCTTTTGGACATTTAGTAGGATTGGGTATGCCGGAAGATTATGGCATTTCTGGATTTCAGAAATTATTTCTGCCAATACTGCCCAATCCCTTTTTATTAACCGTTCGCAAGACAAAAAAAGACAAGGGCTATACGGCAGATACAGGAGCATTAAAGCAACTGAAAATAATTGAACAGCTCATTGGCCGTAGTGAAAAGATTATTGTAGCAACTGATTCTGGACGTGAGGGTGAACTGATATTTCGTTACATCTATGAATATCTGAAATGCAACAAACCGTTTGAACGCCTTTGGATTAGTTCGCTAACCGAAAAGGCAATCAAGCAGGGTTTTGACAACCTGAAATCTGGCAGCGATTTTGACGGATTATATGAGGCAGCGCAGGGTAGGAGCAGAGCTGACTGGCTAGTGGGTATCAATGCTTCGCAGGCATTGAGTATTGCCGCAGGAAACGGCAACTATTCGCTCGGAAGAGTGCAGACACCTACACTGGTTTTGATATGTAAGCGTTATCAGGAAAACAGAAATTTTTCGGTGCAGCAATACTGGCAGATACAGTTGTCCCATACAAAAGAGTTCACAGACTTTAAAAGCCTTTCCAAAAACAAATGGGAAGATAAAAAGCAGGCGGAAGATATATTAAAGTCAATCGAAAGAAATGGCAATACAGTTACGGTTACGGTTGTAGAAACCAAAAACGTGACGGAACAGCCGCCTTTGCTGTTTGACCTGACGGGTTTGCAAAAGGAAGCTAATAAAAAATTGAACCTGACAGCTGAAGAAACCCTGAACATTGCCAAAAGCTTGTATGAAAAGAAATTTATTACTTACCCGCGTACCGGAAGTAAATACATTCCAGAAGATATGTGGGGAGAGATTCCTAACCTTATCAGAGCTTTGCAGAATATGGGAGCTTTCAAGCAAGCGGTAACCAAACTGAAATGGGGACATTTCAATAAACGTATTGTAAATGATCTTCGTGTTACCGATCATCATGGTCTGCTGATTACGGACAAAATCCCTTCGGCTTTATCGGCAAGGGAAAATGCAGTTTACAATATGATTGCCTTTCGATTGCTGGAAGCTACCTCCCAAGCCTGTACTAAAGAAATAACCGATATTACTTTACAGGCTCTACATTATGATTTTGTATTGAAAGGCTGTAAGATATTGGAATCAGGTTGGCGTTACATTAAAGGCAGTTTTTCAGATGATGATGTCGAACTTCTGCAGGAATTACCCAAACTGAAAAAAGATGATGAACTCAAAATTAAACATGCCTCGGTCCTGGAGAAGAAAACCAAACCACCCGTGCTTTATACCGAAGCAGGACTTTTATCAGCTATGGAAACTGCCGGAAAGGAAATAGAGAACGAGGAAGAGCGTAAGGCATTAAAAAGCATAGGTATCGGTACACCCGCTACTAGGGCTGCCATCATTGAAACCTTGTTTACCCGTAATTATATCCAAAGGGAATTGAAAACCCTTATACCTACCGCAAAGGGATTGCAGGTGTACGAACTGATCAAAGATAAGAAAATAGCCGATGTAGCGATGACCGCAGAGTGGGAACTAGCTTTATTAAAAATTGAAAATAACGAAAGTAATGCGGAAGCTTTCCAAAAAGAAATGGAAGCCTACGCAACATCCATTACCAATGAATTATTGGAAACGTCCATTGCTAAAGAAAATCTGCCCAAGCTTGTTTGTCCTAAATGTAAAAAACAGCATCTCATTATTAGGGACAAAATTGTCAAATGCCTTGATGAGGTCTGCAACTGGGTACAATTCAGAAATGTATGTGGTGTGCAAATCAGTATAGCCGATATAGAATGCCTTGTCAACAAAGGAAAAACTTCTCTCATTAAAGGAATGAAAAGCAAAGCCGGAAAGAAATTCGATGCTTATATCGTATTAAATGAGAAAGCCGAAAGCTCTTTTGAATTTGAAAAATCTAAATTTCTGAAGAAATAATGAGTGATTCTATCATTACCCGTCAGGAAATTGAGAATCGAATTTATACTATAAGAGGGCAACAGGTTATGCTCGACAACGATCTCGCAATGATTTATCAGGTAGAAACCAAAGTCTTCAATCAGGCGGTAAAGCGTAATATAGACCGCTTTCCTGAATCCTTTTGTTTTCAATTGACACAGGATGAATTTGACGCAATTAACTTGAGGTCACAATTTGTGACCTCAAGTTTTAATTATGAGAGATGCGCTATATTCCTTATGCTTTCAGCAATACTCGACAGCGATGTTGCCGTAAAAACAAGCATTGAGATAATGAAATGCCTTTGAGGAAATATAAACGTATAGGACAACGATTTTAGAGTTTTGCTCTTAATTTGCTTAATATTGAGTTGGTCATTCCTAAATAAGGGGCGACAGTTTTGCTTGAAATTCTATCAAGAGTTTAGATTCGTGATCCATTATCCATTTTAATCGGTCGATGGTCTTCATACCAAGAAACATATAAGTCCTCATTTGAGAATGGTATAGATGCAAATTTGATGAATTGGTAGTATTTTTAGCAAATTCTTGAAATTCAGGAACTATTTTAAAGAAGTCTGATCTTTCTATTATAAATAATTCTGATGGTTGGGCTGCCAGAAAAGAGCAGTCTGAAAGCTTCATAATAAATACTAACTATTTTCCAATACAATCAGGACACAATCCTGATAGTGTAAAATTGACTTCTTTTATTAAATAATTATCCGGAATTTTATACGACGGTTCAACCGAATCCAAGCAAGTTACCGAAAGGCATTTTTCGCAACTAAAATGTACGTGATTATGCGTATGCTGATGATTGTCGTGATTATGATGGCAACTCGCGTATTTTACCGTACCGTCTGGAGTAGCAATTTTATGAATCACATCTTCGTTGACCAATCGGTCTAAAACTCTGTAAATAGTAACTCTATCACATAAATCGCCTATTAATTTTTGAATTTCTATGTGCGATAACGCCACATCAGAATGTGTTATTAACTCTAAAATAGCTGTTTTAGAAGCCGTATTTCTAGTTGTTTTCATTTTTTAAAAAAATAATAACGCAACTTTGTTGCGTTTATTAAAATACAAGTATATTTGCAACATAATTGCATTAAACAAATATACACGAAAATGAAGAAACAATCAATAGTAGTTTTAGATATTTTAGGAATTTCGAGTGCGGGTTTATGTCTAATTCACTGCTTGGTTTTTCCAATTTTAAGCATTATTCCATTTGGATTTTCAGACACGCATTGGATAGATATTTTTTTTGCCTGCATTGGAATGTTTGTGGTTTCGAAAATAGTGATGAGCAAAACTTCTAAAAAAGTCAAACTCATTCTTGCCTCGTCCATAATCATAATAATAATTGGGGTTGTTTTAGAAATCATTTGGAAAATCAACACACAAATGATTCTAATTGGCGGTATCGGAATGATATTCGGACATCTTTTGAATTATAAATCACATTCAAAATCACGGTTTAATGGAGCAAACTAAAAAAATAAAGGTGTATATCCTAACCGGATTTTTAGGCTCGGGCAAAACAACGGTATTGAATAATTTATTATCTCAATTTGTTACCGAAAAAAACGTAGTTATAGAAAACGAATTTGGCAAAATAAACATTGATGCCACGCTTGTAAACGGAACATTCGATTCTGTTTATGAACTTACCAATGGCTGTATTTGCTGTTCCATAAACAACCAATTGCTTGAGGTTTTAACCCGCATTCACACATTAAAAAACCAACCCGACAATTTGTTTATAGAAACCACCGGTATTACCGATGCTGGAGAGATTGCAGCCAATTTTGTCTCGTTTTTTGTGGCAGAAGCTTTTGATTTGAAGAAAATTATAACCCTAGTCGATGCAGAGAACATCCTTTTTTATAAAGACAATAATCCCGAAGTGCAAAAACAAATTGTTGCTGCCGATGTTGTTGTCATCAATAAATCAGAACGGGTTGCAACCGAAGTTTTAACTCAAATAAAAGAATTTATATCCTCTATAAATCCGTATTCTAGTATTGTTTTATCTAATGATGGCTCGTTAGACCGAACGATTTTAGCAACTGAAAATAGCCAAAAAGCAGTTGCACCAAATACTCTTTACAAGTCTGAAAGTGTGCATAAAATAAAAACCATACTCTATGAAACGGATGATTTTTTTGATGTGCTGAAACTAAAATACGAGCTTTTTAAAAATATGTATCTCTATTACCATCAGATTTATAGAATAAAAGGCTATGTGCTAACGCCTGACAATGAAGTGGCCTTGGTACAAACTACAGGCAAATCGGTAGTGATTGAATTATCAAAAAACCAAACCATTTCAAAAAGTCAATTGGTTTTTATTGGAAAAGAACTGGAATTAAAAACCATCGAACGCCTACTCAAAAGTGCTATTGTTAAAAATAAAAAACTTCAATTGCTATAAAAATGGAAAAGATAAAAATTGGAATCCTTACCGTTTCTGACCGAGCCAGTCAAGGAATTTATGAGGATTTGTCTGGACAAGAAATTAGAAAAGTAATTGACCAATACACCAACAATAGGTGTGATTTTGTCTATTTGATAATTCCTGATGAAGAAGCATTAATTCTCGAAAAATTAATCAATTTATCGGATGTTGAACATTGTAGCCTGATTTTTACCACGGGTGGAACAGGCCCAGCATTTCGAGATGTAACACCCGAAGCTACCGAAAAAGCCTGCCAAAAAATGCTCCCCGGTTTTGGAGAATTAATGCGAACAGAAAGTCTAAAACAAGTTCCCACCGCCATATTATCCAGACAAACAGCTGGAATCAGGAATCAAACCTTAATCGTGAATCTTCCCGGAAAGCCCAGTGCCATTGAACCTTGCTTGAAAGCCATTTTTCCAGCCATACCCTATTGTGTCGATTTGCTCGAAGGCCCATTTATGATTTGCAACCCAGAAACTATTCAAATTTTTAGACCTAAATAGATAGGAAGGATAAAAAATTGAAATTCATTGCCTATTCTTTTAATTAAACTATCTCGGAAGGATTCACAATGGTAGTGGTGAATCAAAACAAAAATTATAGGAGTTAATACATGCAAAAATATTTGAAATCTGTGGCAAAAAAAATTAAAAAAAAACTTTGATGAGTTAAATCTATTGACAATTGAAAATTATAATCTATAAAAACCCATTCTAAATGATTTTAAGCGGAAAAGAAATAGAAAAAAAACTCGGAACAGATATTTCGATTGAACCATTCGATGCCAAACAGCTCAATCCCAATAGTTATAATTTGAGATTGCACGATGAATTATTGGTCTATGACAATACAATTTTGGATATGAAAACGGAGCATAAAACAGCGATGATTCGCATTCCAAAGTCGGGCTTGTTGCTAGAACCCAATAAACTGTATCTGGGCAGAACCGTAGAATATACCAAAACCCAAAATTATGTGCCAATGCTAGAAGGCCGAAGCAGTATTGGCCGTTTAGGAATGTTTATTCACGTTACGGCAGGCTTTGGCGATGTGGGTTTTGAGGGCTATTGGACACTGGAAATCTTTGTCATTCAACCCTTGATTATTTACCCCAATATTGATGTTTGCCAAATTTATTACCACGCTATCGAAGGCGAATTTGAAACCTACACTAGCGGAAAATATCAAAAAAACAATAGCATTCAGCCGAGTTATTTATTTAAAGATTTTGAAAAATGAAAAATGAAAAGAAAGCCGACACACTTGGTGACAATCACATTGGCACCTCGGTAGAAACACCTTTGCGTAGCGACGCTTTTGATAAAACAGACGACCAAAAAATAGAAGCCATATCCTTTCATTATCAAAAAATAATGGAAGAATTAGGCTTGGATTTAACCGATGACAGCTTGAGCGGTACGCCTTATAGAGTGGCAAAAATGTATGTTAAAGAACTTTTTTCGGGATTAGACCCCAAAAACAAACCCAAAATTTCGGTTTTTGATAACAAATATGAGTACAACAAAATGCTCATTGAGAGTGATATTACTTTCAACTCTTCGTGCGAGCATCATTTTTTGCCTATGATTGGCAAGGCTCACATTGGGTATATTTCTTCGGGCAAAGTGATTGGGTTGTCAAAAATGAATCGGATTGTGCAATATTTTGGGCGAAGACCCCAAGTGCAAGAACGATTGACGATGCAAATTTTTAACGAACTGAAAACGGCTCTCCAAACCGATGATGTGATTGTGGTGGTCGAAGCCGAGCATTTGTGTGTTTCTACTCGTGGCGTAAACGATAAATCTAGCAAAACTACAACTATTGAATACGGCGGACAATTTGCCGATACCCAAATTCGAAATGATTTTTTTAAAATGATTTAAATGACACAAGAAGCCATAGCAATTCTTAAAGAAAACGAACTTAAAATTACCCAAAACAGATTGGATGTTTTGGCTATTTTTCTTGGTTCTGAAAAGGCTTTTAGCTTATTAGATTTAGAAAAAATATTGGATGAAAAACACGATCGCTCCAGCATTTTCAGGAGTTTGCAAACTTATACTGAAAAAGGAATTTTAGAAAAATTTTGCAACGCATCCGGCACATCCATTTATGTTTTCAACCATCATAAACCCGATTGCAATGGCAAATCACATTTTAAATGCAAGGATTGTGATAACGTAGTTTCGCTGCCCAATTTGCCCATAGAATACCTTCAATTATTGGGTAAAAACAAAATGGAAACGATGAATTTATTAATTGAAGGTACTTGCGAAAATTGTCAGAATAAAAACCCAAATACATTATGAATCAATTTGTATTAACCGAATATCCCAATGCCGAAACCGGCGAAATTGTTACGAATAAATACTTGGCTTTTTTAGAAAAAGAATACCAATCCGACCTCTCAAAAATGCTCTTTGCCACTTCGCTATGTTCCGATGATGTGAATGTTTCAACCGATTTTAGAAAAGTTTTGGCACGCCCTTTCACGATGGGTGGCTTGGGCGGTTTGCCGTATTCCGGACTTACCGGAATGGTCGCCTTTGCACACCACATTCCCGATGGTGGCGATGCATTTATTTTTTATGGTCCACATATTGGCATTTCGGATACTGGAGTACTTGGAGAAATGAGACGACCAGGACAACGCAAACTAACCAATAGTTGTGGTGCATTAATGCTTGGATTAGAACGATTACAACAACAAAATGAAGTTTATTTACCCATAAATTCGGAAATAGATTACCAACAAGCATTACTGGAACGAACCGTTATGTTCTATAAACAAAGAATTCTAGAGGCACAGAATCCCAAAAAAGAAATCACAGAAGTTTTCTACGAAGAAATTCATAGAAAAATACAATTGCTAGTCAAAATATCTAAAAAAGAGTTTTCGTGTAAACGTATTTTTTTATTGGGAGGCATCATCATTAACACTTCACCAGAATTTAATGATATGGTAGATGTTCGAAATTTTCAGGTTGTAAATACGAATGAATTAGAAGATGAACCTTTTGATATTTCTATTTTGGAAACACCCGCTTTTAAAGATTTATAATAAAATAAAAAATAGTTATGCAAAAAATAGCCTATCTAAATGCCGAAGAAATTCAACTACTGAAACAGTTTAATTCTAAAAATAAAATCGTTTCGGTTTTCTATTATTATTGGATAAACACATCAAATCCTGACGAACATTATAGTTTTATAGATGTGATTGAATTTGTTTTTGATGACAATTCTTCTTTAGTTTTTAAACTTAATGAGGATGATTCTGGAATTGCAATTACCAGCAAATTTGAATTTGAGAAATATAAAACCAGTTTGCAAACCGAATTTCTACGACAAATAAGGCTTCAAAAAGTGGAAGCTAGCACATTTGAAATTTGGAAATCTATATTGACTGATACCTTTCAGGAAATAACAGCCATTAGTGAAAAAGGTCAATTATTGAGTTCGACTTTCTGGATTGCCTTCAAAAACCAAAAAATAGAACTCCATTTTCATCCCGTAGAAGGATTGGTTGTGAGCGAATACGATGAAATTTTAGAATAAAACCTAACAAAAACAAGCAATGAAAACCACAATCTGCAGAGAAGCCCATTTTAATGCTTGCCACAGAATGCACAACCCCAATTGGTCTGACCAAAAAAATAAGGAAGTATTTGGGATATGCAACAACGCCAATTATCACGGACATAATTTTATACTTATTGTAAAAATCACTGGCGAAATCAATCCAGAAACTGGTTATGTAATGGATATGAAAGTTCTCGGAACGATTATAAAAGAGCAAATAGAAACTCGTTTTGACCATAAAAACCTCAACCTCGATTGTCCCGAATTTAAAGACAAAATAGCTTCTACCGAAAATTTTGCTTGGGTCATTTTTCGGATTTTAAAGCCATTGCTTCCACAGGAAAACAAACTAGCCATTACACTTTATGAAACGGATAAGAATTATGTAGAGGTTGGGGAGTAACAGAAATACGATTTTCATTTGACCAATAAGCTTTCCTTTAGCCTATCCGTAGAGATTTTTTATCTCCGCCATAACAAAAGTACTTTGGGTACTCCCTATGCTTTCAACTGATCCCAATTTATTAAACACAAAATCCTGATAATGCTTCATGTCTTTGACAGAAACTTTCATTAAAAAATCGTAATCGCCTGATATATTGTAACATTCCACAATTTCTTCTATTTTCATAATATCACTAACAAACTGATTTCCAATAGTACGATCGTGCTGTTTAAGTTTGATATTACAGAAAACAATGAATCCCCTGTTTAATTTTTCTGCATCAAGCAGTGCTATATATTTCTTAATATAACCATTGTTTTCCAATCTTTTAATTCGCTCAAAAACTGGCGATGCCGAAAGATTTACCATCTTTGCTAGTTCTTTTACCGTGAATTTAGAATTATCGTGAAGTATATTTAGTAATTGAAGATCAATATTGTCTATCTGCTCCATAGAATATTTTACTTAAAAAAGGTTGAATTAATTTATAAAAAAGAATAATAATCTTCAAATATACTGAAAAACAACACAAAAACCTTATTTTAATAAATTAGAAGATTTAGCAACCTGTAAAACTTATTTTTGCAGTACAAAAATCTAAAAAAAATAGCACATTGAAGAAGTTATTAGAAGTTTTAAGTAAAGTAGGTTTGGACGGTTTCCTGTTAATGATAGGCACTATGATTCTGCTGGCCTATTTTTTGCCGATGCCAGGCTTGATAAAAGAACCTGTTTCGCTGGAGGATATTGCCAATGTAGGCGTGTCGTTTATTTTCTTGTTTTATGGCTTGCGACTGAGTGTTGAGAAACTAAAATCCGGGCTTGCCAACTGGAAAATGCACATTGTCGTTCAGTTGACAACCTTTTTGTTTTTTCCGCTCATTGTTTTGGCATTTCGTCCCTTGTTCATCAACGCTGGCTTTGAGTTGCTTTGGTTGGGTGTTTTTTTTCTGGCAGCTTTACCATCCACAGTTTCCTCTTCTGTTGTTATGGTTTCTATCGCCAAGGGCAACATTCCTGCGGCTATTTTTAATGCGAGCATTTCAAGTTTGATTGGAGTTGTGGTTACGCCACTTTGGGTTGGGCTTTTCATAGCATCTGCAACAGGTCATTTTGATGTTACTGATGTTTTTTTTAAATTGATTTTTCAAGTCTTGTTGCCTGTAATTGTAGGCATCTGTCTTAATTCTCGTTTTGGTGCCATTGCCGAAAAATACAAGAAACAGCTCAAATATTTTGACCAAGGAGTTATTCTTACCATTATTTACACGTCTTTTTGTAAGTCATTTTCTGAACATCTTTTTGAAGGCTTCACCACACTTGAACTTGCTGGGCTTGCCACAGCAATGATGGTCTTGTTTTTTGCCGTATTTTTTTGCGTAGGACTACTGAGTCGATTGCTTGGTTTTTCAGATGAAGACCGCATTACGGTGTTATTTTGCGGATCCAAAAAGTCATTGGTACACGGAACGGTCATGTCAAAAGTACTCTTTCAGCACAGTACCATCACCGGCATCATATTATTGCCACTTATGCTTTACCATGCCTTGCAATTAATTGCCGCCAGCATCATCGCTCAGCGTATGGCTCGACGAAAAGAAGTATAATTTAGTTATGCTGTTTCTTTTCAGAGCTTAATTCTAAAAAGGACAGCCTTTTGTGAGTTACTGGTGAGGGATAGAAGTCAATGTCATTAAGTTAAGGGAAAAATTTAAAAAACAGCACGCAGATTCAGCAGATTCGGCAGATTTTTTCCTCATTTTTCTGCGTAAATCTGCAAAATCTGCGTGAAAATAAAAAGAGTAATTCCTTAACTTAATGACATTGGGATAGAAGTGGAGCTCTTTTTTTGCTGGGCATTTTTCTTGCCCAGAAAAAAAAAGCGGGAACGTATAGCCCGACCCGAGGCTTTTCTGCCGAGGGACACGCCCAAATCAAATGCTGTAAATTTTGGAACATAGCCTATTGGAACTACATCCCAAATTCTTTGCGTATGATTGCTGCACCAGCACTCAAAGCATTTAACTTACCTCTAGCTACGCTTCGAGATAACGGAGCCATACCACAGTTTGTAGAAGGATACAAATTTTCGATATTTACAAATTCAAGGGCTCTACGTAGGGTAGCGGCTACTTCTTCGGGTGTTTCAATAGTATTGGTTGCCACATCAATTGCACCAACCATAACTTTTTTACCACGTACGAGTTCAATTAAATCAAAAGGAACGCAAGAATTGTGGCATTCTAATGACACAATATCAATGTTAGATTTTTGAATTTCTGGGAAAATTTCTTCATATTGTCGCCACTCTGAACCCAATGTTTTTTTCCAATCAGTATTCGCTTGTATTCCATAGCCGTAACAAATATGTATAGCGGTTTCGCATTTTAAACCTTCGATGGCTCGTTCCAAAACTGCCATTCCCCAATCGTTTACTTCATTAAAAAACACATTAAATGCAGGTTCGTCAAACTGAATAATATCTACCCCAGCATCTTGAAGTTCTCTTGCTTCTTCGTTGAGCGCTTTTGCAAATTCCCATGCCAATTTTTCACGGCTTTTGTAATGGTCATCGTATAAGGTATCTACCATTGTCATCGGACCAGGCAATGCCCATTTTATAGGCTTATTAGTCTGTTTACGTAAAAATTTAGCATCATCAACAAAAACTGATTTTTGACGTGCAACTTCACCTACAACAACAGGAACACTCGCATCATAACGGTCACGAATTTTTACAATTTTACGGTTTTCAAAATCTACACCGCTTAAATGCTCGATAAAAGTAGTTACAAAATGCTGGCGTGTTTGTTCTCCATCACTAATTATATCTAGCCCTGCCAAGTGCTGTTCATGCAAAGAAATGCGCAAAGCATCTTCTTTGCCTTCTATTAACTGATCGCCTTCTAATTTCCAAGGTGACCAAAGTTTTTCGGGTGGTGCAAGCCAAGAAGGCTTGGGTAAACTGCCAACAATTGAGGTGGGTAATAAGTTTTTCATGTTTAAATTTTTTTTGAATTAATTAAAGGTTAAAATTGGCAGACCATTGTTCTAAAACACTTTTGTATGGGGTAATGAAATTCTCTTCGGCATATTTACCCTGTTCAACTGCCAATTGGCTACGCTCTTCTCGGTCATAAACCACGCGAGTCAGTGAATAATCTTCGTGTTTAAGACTAGGTTGATAGATTTTGCCAGCCACTGAATTTGCATTGTAAATTTCAGGGCGATAAATCTTCTGGAAAGTCTCCATGGTGCTGATGGAGCTGATTAGTCCAAGATCCGTATAATCAGTAAGTAAATCTCCAGAATGATAAAAAGCCATCGGTGCCACACTATTCTCAGGCATAAAAAAACGAACTTTTAAGCCCATTTTAGAAAAATATTCATCAGTGAGTGAATACGTATCCTGTAGATACTCAAAACCCAGAACCGGATGCTGATACGCAGTGCGAGTATATCTTTTGTTGCTCGATA of Flavobacterium marginilacus contains these proteins:
- a CDS encoding type IA DNA topoisomerase, giving the protein MKVVIAEKPSVAREIAVLLGATEKNDGYLKGNGYFVTWAFGHLVGLGMPEDYGISGFQKLFLPILPNPFLLTVRKTKKDKGYTADTGALKQLKIIEQLIGRSEKIIVATDSGREGELIFRYIYEYLKCNKPFERLWISSLTEKAIKQGFDNLKSGSDFDGLYEAAQGRSRADWLVGINASQALSIAAGNGNYSLGRVQTPTLVLICKRYQENRNFSVQQYWQIQLSHTKEFTDFKSLSKNKWEDKKQAEDILKSIERNGNTVTVTVVETKNVTEQPPLLFDLTGLQKEANKKLNLTAEETLNIAKSLYEKKFITYPRTGSKYIPEDMWGEIPNLIRALQNMGAFKQAVTKLKWGHFNKRIVNDLRVTDHHGLLITDKIPSALSARENAVYNMIAFRLLEATSQACTKEITDITLQALHYDFVLKGCKILESGWRYIKGSFSDDDVELLQELPKLKKDDELKIKHASVLEKKTKPPVLYTEAGLLSAMETAGKEIENEEERKALKSIGIGTPATRAAIIETLFTRNYIQRELKTLIPTAKGLQVYELIKDKKIADVAMTAEWELALLKIENNESNAEAFQKEMEAYATSITNELLETSIAKENLPKLVCPKCKKQHLIIRDKIVKCLDEVCNWVQFRNVCGVQISIADIECLVNKGKTSLIKGMKSKAGKKFDAYIVLNEKAESSFEFEKSKFLKK
- a CDS encoding ORF6N domain-containing protein → MSDSIITRQEIENRIYTIRGQQVMLDNDLAMIYQVETKVFNQAVKRNIDRFPESFCFQLTQDEFDAINLRSQFVTSSFNYERCAIFLMLSAILDSDVAVKTSIEIMKCL
- a CDS encoding Fur family transcriptional regulator yields the protein MKTTRNTASKTAILELITHSDVALSHIEIQKLIGDLCDRVTIYRVLDRLVNEDVIHKIATPDGTVKYASCHHNHDNHQHTHNHVHFSCEKCLSVTCLDSVEPSYKIPDNYLIKEVNFTLSGLCPDCIGK
- a CDS encoding MerC domain-containing protein: MKKQSIVVLDILGISSAGLCLIHCLVFPILSIIPFGFSDTHWIDIFFACIGMFVVSKIVMSKTSKKVKLILASSIIIIIIGVVLEIIWKINTQMILIGGIGMIFGHLLNYKSHSKSRFNGAN
- a CDS encoding CobW family GTP-binding protein, coding for MEQTKKIKVYILTGFLGSGKTTVLNNLLSQFVTEKNVVIENEFGKINIDATLVNGTFDSVYELTNGCICCSINNQLLEVLTRIHTLKNQPDNLFIETTGITDAGEIAANFVSFFVAEAFDLKKIITLVDAENILFYKDNNPEVQKQIVAADVVVINKSERVATEVLTQIKEFISSINPYSSIVLSNDGSLDRTILATENSQKAVAPNTLYKSESVHKIKTILYETDDFFDVLKLKYELFKNMYLYYHQIYRIKGYVLTPDNEVALVQTTGKSVVIELSKNQTISKSQLVFIGKELELKTIERLLKSAIVKNKKLQLL
- the mog gene encoding molybdopterin adenylyltransferase, with the translated sequence MEKIKIGILTVSDRASQGIYEDLSGQEIRKVIDQYTNNRCDFVYLIIPDEEALILEKLINLSDVEHCSLIFTTGGTGPAFRDVTPEATEKACQKMLPGFGELMRTESLKQVPTAILSRQTAGIRNQTLIVNLPGKPSAIEPCLKAIFPAIPYCVDLLEGPFMICNPETIQIFRPK
- the dcd gene encoding dCTP deaminase, with the translated sequence MILSGKEIEKKLGTDISIEPFDAKQLNPNSYNLRLHDELLVYDNTILDMKTEHKTAMIRIPKSGLLLEPNKLYLGRTVEYTKTQNYVPMLEGRSSIGRLGMFIHVTAGFGDVGFEGYWTLEIFVIQPLIIYPNIDVCQIYYHAIEGEFETYTSGKYQKNNSIQPSYLFKDFEK
- the folE gene encoding GTP cyclohydrolase I FolE — its product is MKNEKKADTLGDNHIGTSVETPLRSDAFDKTDDQKIEAISFHYQKIMEELGLDLTDDSLSGTPYRVAKMYVKELFSGLDPKNKPKISVFDNKYEYNKMLIESDITFNSSCEHHFLPMIGKAHIGYISSGKVIGLSKMNRIVQYFGRRPQVQERLTMQIFNELKTALQTDDVIVVVEAEHLCVSTRGVNDKSSKTTTIEYGGQFADTQIRNDFFKMI
- a CDS encoding Fur family transcriptional regulator produces the protein MTQEAIAILKENELKITQNRLDVLAIFLGSEKAFSLLDLEKILDEKHDRSSIFRSLQTYTEKGILEKFCNASGTSIYVFNHHKPDCNGKSHFKCKDCDNVVSLPNLPIEYLQLLGKNKMETMNLLIEGTCENCQNKNPNTL
- a CDS encoding 6-carboxytetrahydropterin synthase, producing MKTTICREAHFNACHRMHNPNWSDQKNKEVFGICNNANYHGHNFILIVKITGEINPETGYVMDMKVLGTIIKEQIETRFDHKNLNLDCPEFKDKIASTENFAWVIFRILKPLLPQENKLAITLYETDKNYVEVGE
- a CDS encoding Lrp/AsnC family transcriptional regulator, whose protein sequence is MEQIDNIDLQLLNILHDNSKFTVKELAKMVNLSASPVFERIKRLENNGYIKKYIALLDAEKLNRGFIVFCNIKLKQHDRTIGNQFVSDIMKIEEIVECYNISGDYDFLMKVSVKDMKHYQDFVFNKLGSVESIGSTQSTFVMAEIKNLYG
- a CDS encoding bile acid:sodium symporter family protein; amino-acid sequence: MKKLLEVLSKVGLDGFLLMIGTMILLAYFLPMPGLIKEPVSLEDIANVGVSFIFLFYGLRLSVEKLKSGLANWKMHIVVQLTTFLFFPLIVLAFRPLFINAGFELLWLGVFFLAALPSTVSSSVVMVSIAKGNIPAAIFNASISSLIGVVVTPLWVGLFIASATGHFDVTDVFFKLIFQVLLPVIVGICLNSRFGAIAEKYKKQLKYFDQGVILTIIYTSFCKSFSEHLFEGFTTLELAGLATAMMVLFFAVFFCVGLLSRLLGFSDEDRITVLFCGSKKSLVHGTVMSKVLFQHSTITGIILLPLMLYHALQLIAASIIAQRMARRKEV